CCCCACTTGGGCACGCCGCGATAAACCCCCGCGATACGTGCGGTATCCGCGGGGGTTCTCGTTTCCTAGCGCTTGATCGCGATGGTGGGCGCGCCGGAGACGTCTAGGGAGGCCTCGGGGCGCGTGAGCGCGACCTTCGTGGCCACCGCTTTATCGGCCGCGTTGTCTACCGAGCCCCAGTAGACCTTCTTGTCTGGGCCGATCTGGAGGGTGATCTCGTATTGGCTGGGCGCCTGCACCGCGGTGACCTGCGCGCGGGTGGCGTCGTCCAGGGCGCCGAGCGCGCTGGCCACGGCCGCGAAGACCTCCTGGTTGTCGTCGTTTTGGCCGGTCACCTCGGGCGTTCCCGCGGGCGGATCGGCGATGAGGAACGCCTGCCCGGTCGAGTCGATGAGGTGGGAGCCGTCCGAGCGCTTGGCGTACATGGCCGCCGTGCGCTCGTGGACCTCCACATGCAGCGTGGAGGGATAGGACTTGGACACGGAGACGGACTCGACCCAGGGCAGCGCGCTCACGCCGCGGGCGGCCGACTGGGCGTTGACGCGCAGCAGGTTGTCCCCCACCGCCACGCCGGTCGCGGCCTCGATGTCCTCGACCGCGGTGTTGACCTGGCCCTCCACCTTGAAGCCGCCCACCTTGAACACCGGCACGAACCACGCCGCCGCGGCGAGCGCCACGAGCAGGATGACGATGGCCGCCGCGATGAGCGGCTTCTTCCGTGCGCGCATGGGGTGATGCGTCCTTTCCCTGATAGTGGTGGCGGTGGCTTTAGTCGTCGGCACGCTCGGGGTCGAGCGCGCGGAGGATTTCGTCGGCGAGCATGGTCACCGAGCCCGCGCCCATGGTGAGCACGAGGTCGCCCGGCTTGGCCACCTCGGCAATGCGCGCGGGCACGGCGGAGAAGTTGGGCTCGAAGATGACCGGCTTGGTCACGTGCTCGGTGATGATGCGGGAGTCGACGCCCTCGACGGGGTTCTCGCGCGCGCCGTAGATGTCGAGGACGATGACCTCGTCGGCGAGCGAGAGGGCCTCGGCAAATTCCGTGGCGAACTCCATCGTGCGCGAGTACAGGTGCGGCTGGAAGGCGACGACGATGCGCCCGAAGCCGCGCGCGGCGAGCTTCTCGCGCGCCGCCTTCATCACCGCGGTGACCTCGGTCGGGTGGTGGGCGTAGTCGTCGTAGACCTCCACGCCGCGGTAGTCGCCGGTATCCACCCGGCCGTGGAACTCGAAGCGGCGGCGCACGCCGCTGAACCCGCTGATGCCCTCGGCGAGCTTGACCAGGTCGCCGCCCGCGAGCACGCCCGCGGTAAGAGCCGCGGCCGCGTTCTTGACCATGTGCTCGCCGGGGATCTTCAGGTCCACGGCGATGGCGGTGCCGAGCACGGTGATCACGGCATGGGTGCCGCCCTGCGGGGTGACCTCGATGCTCTCGATGACGGTGCCCACGATGTCGGGGTGAGCCTCGGCCGCGGCGCGCGTTCCGTAGCCGGAGACGGTGACGCGGTCTTTCACCCGCTCCCCCAGCGCCGCCGCGTGCGGGTCGTCGAGGCAGACGACGAGGCGGCCGGTCTCGGTGAGCCGGTCGGCGAAGTCCTCGAACACCTGGAAGTAGGCCTCCGGGGTCTTGAAAAAGTCGAGGTGATCCGGCTCGATGTTGGTGACCACGGCGATGTCCGGCTTGTAGCGCAAGAGCGAGGCGTCGGACTCGTCGGCCTCGGCGACGAAGCACGCGCCGGTGCCCTGGTGGGCATTGGTGCCCGCCTTGTTGAGCTGGCCGCCGATGGCGAAGCTCGGGTCCATGCCCGCGGCCTGCATCGCCACCACCGTCATGGAGGTGGTCGAGGTCTTGCCGTGGGTGCCCGCGATGAGCACCTGCGTGGAGCCCTCGAGCAGCTCGCCCAGCAGGTCGGAGCGGCGGATGACCGGGATGCCCTCCTCGCGGGCGCGCACCAGCTCCGGGTTGTCCTGCGGGATGGCGGCGAACGAGGTGACCACCACGGTGGGCAGCTGGCCTGAGATCTCGAGGTTCTCCGCGGCGTGCCCCACGGCAACCTTTGCCCCCATCGCACGCAGCGCCATGACCGGGCGGGAGTCCTTGACGTCGGAACCGGACACGGTCGAGCCGCGGGAGAGGAGGATGCGCGCGACGCCGGACATGCCCGCGCCGCCGATGCCGATCATGTGCACCCGGGAGAGGTCGATTGCTTCTGGTGCGGTCACTGGTTGTACTTCCTTCTTAAGAATGAAACAGGTCTCGTTCTTTTTGCGCTTGTCGACGCTACGCTGGCTATCCCTGGTGTTCCGCCGCCGCGAGGATCTTCCCTGCGATGACGGCGGAGGCGTTGCCCAGCCCGGAGCCGCGCACGACCGCGCGCATCTTCTCCAACGTCTCCTGGTTCCCGAGGATCTCGGTGACCTGGGTGGCAAAGGCGTCGCCGTCGAAGTCGGCGTCCTGGATGATCCGGGCGCCGCCCGCCTCGACGATGGCGGTGGCGTTGCGGCCCTGCTCGCCGTTGCCGTGCGGCAGCGGGATGTACACCGCCGGCACGCCCGCCTGGGTGTTCTCGGCGACGGTCATAGCGCCCGCGCGGCAGACGATGAGGTCGGCCACCGCGTAGGCCGCGGCCATGTCGTTGATGTAGGAAAGCGGGACATAGCCCGCCTTGGCGTCGGGAAGCGAATTCTTTTTGCCGACCGAATGCAGCACCTGGATGCCCGCGGCGAGCACGCGATCGATGCCGCCGGCCACCGCCCTGTTGAGCGACGCCGCGCCCTGCGAGCCGCCGGTGACTAGGACCGTGGGCTTGTTCGCGTCGAGCCCCCAGGTGTTGAGGGCGCGCTGACGGGCGATGACCGGGTCCTCCTTGAGCGACTGGCGCAGCGGGATGCCGACGACCTCGCCGGGAATGCCGGAGTCCGCCACCGCGTT
This is a stretch of genomic DNA from Corynebacterium vitaeruminis DSM 20294. It encodes these proteins:
- the murG gene encoding undecaprenyldiphospho-muramoylpentapeptide beta-N-acetylglucosaminyltransferase; amino-acid sequence: MSPHIIVAGGGTAGHIEPALAVAEALKERGATVAALGTTRGLETTLVPQRGFQLELIDPVPVPRKPSVDLFKLPGRLIKTIRQTRNILKAYHADAVIGFGGYVSAPAYIAARSLKIPFFVHEANASAGMANKLGIRLGGTGLNAVADSGIPGEVVGIPLRQSLKEDPVIARQRALNTWGLDANKPTVLVTGGSQGAASLNRAVAGGIDRVLAAGIQVLHSVGKKNSLPDAKAGYVPLSYINDMAAAYAVADLIVCRAGAMTVAENTQAGVPAVYIPLPHGNGEQGRNATAIVEAGGARIIQDADFDGDAFATQVTEILGNQETLEKMRAVVRGSGLGNASAVIAGKILAAAEHQG
- the murC gene encoding UDP-N-acetylmuramate--L-alanine ligase, which encodes MIGIGGAGMSGVARILLSRGSTVSGSDVKDSRPVMALRAMGAKVAVGHAAENLEISGQLPTVVVTSFAAIPQDNPELVRAREEGIPVIRRSDLLGELLEGSTQVLIAGTHGKTSTTSMTVVAMQAAGMDPSFAIGGQLNKAGTNAHQGTGACFVAEADESDASLLRYKPDIAVVTNIEPDHLDFFKTPEAYFQVFEDFADRLTETGRLVVCLDDPHAAALGERVKDRVTVSGYGTRAAAEAHPDIVGTVIESIEVTPQGGTHAVITVLGTAIAVDLKIPGEHMVKNAAAALTAGVLAGGDLVKLAEGISGFSGVRRRFEFHGRVDTGDYRGVEVYDDYAHHPTEVTAVMKAAREKLAARGFGRIVVAFQPHLYSRTMEFATEFAEALSLADEVIVLDIYGARENPVEGVDSRIITEHVTKPVIFEPNFSAVPARIAEVAKPGDLVLTMGAGSVTMLADEILRALDPERADD
- a CDS encoding cell division protein FtsQ/DivIB, which encodes MRARKKPLIAAAIVILLVALAAAAWFVPVFKVGGFKVEGQVNTAVEDIEAATGVAVGDNLLRVNAQSAARGVSALPWVESVSVSKSYPSTLHVEVHERTAAMYAKRSDGSHLIDSTGQAFLIADPPAGTPEVTGQNDDNQEVFAAVASALGALDDATRAQVTAVQAPSQYEITLQIGPDKKVYWGSVDNAADKAVATKVALTRPEASLDVSGAPTIAIKR